ACAGCAACAAAAGTTCTAAGTGGGAGATAACAGCATCTAAATGCCCGATTCGTTTAGAGGCCTTTAGGTCATACCATTATGGTACTAACAATCAGTGGGGATGAAGGAAAACCAATTGATTGAAAATTCGCTTTATGGATGCCTAAGTCTCTTAAGCACCTTTCTAGATACAACCTTGAGAAGTATTCTGATCATCGGTGACATCGAAAAAACAATCTTTTTGTTACTTTTGAGTTCATCTTATTACAGGAAAAACACTATGAACTTGATGGAGGTCAATTACATAAAGGATGAGAGCGATTAGAATAAAAGTAGACAGTTGTACTATTTCTTGAAGGGGATGAGGAAAGTGGTTGCTATTATTCAAAAATATAAACAGCTTCTAACGGCTATATCTTTTACTTTTATCGCTCTTGGCATATTTTTAGGTATATTTGGTGAACAAATGATCAAGAATAGTTTTTTAATCTTTGCGACGGTTATTGCAGGGATACCAATATTCATTAAAGCTTATCAAGCGTTGCGAATGAAGGTATTTAGTATTGAATTATTAGTCACGATTGCTATAACTGGTGCGCTATTCATTCAGGAATTTATTGAATCGTCTGTCGTCGCTTTTTTGTTTTTATTTGGTGATTATTTGGAAGCACGTACACTTGAGCGAACGAGATCATCGTTAAGAGAATTAATGGATATGGCTCCTCAAGAAGCTCATGTTATTCGTAATGGGACGACTATGAAAATTCCAGTTGAAGAAGTAGCAGTTGGCGAGCGCGTGCTCATTCATTCAGGTGGTAAAATCCCAGTAGATGGAAAAATAATAACAGGAAGCGCCTCCATTAATGAAGCAACAGTAACTGGCGAGTCGATACCTGCCGCAAAGAAAGTAAATGATGATGTATTTTCTGGAACGATTGTTGATCAAGGTTATATTGAAATGATTGCTGAAAAAGTGGGTGATGATACCACCTTTGCAAAAATTATTGAATTAGTTGAAGAAGCGCAGGATTCTAAATCACAAACAGAGAAATTTTTAAACAAGTTTTCGCACATTTATACACCAGCAGTAGTTGTTTTGTCAGCTATCGTTTACATCTTGTTGCAAGATCTTCATATGGCGATTACGTTTTTGGTGATTGCCTGTCCAGGTGCTCTTGTTATCGGTGCTCCAGTATCAAATGTAACCGGAATTGGAAACGGGGCAAAACATGGTGTACTCATTAAGGGTGGGGAAGTAATGGACCGGTTGTCCAAAGTAGATACGGTCGTTTTTGACAAGACTGGGACATTAACCAAGGGGAAACCGGAAGTAACTGCAATGAAAGTATGGGATCCACAATTCCAAGAAGATAAATTACTACAGATCATCGCTAAAGCGGAATTGATCTCCGAACACCACCTCGGGAAAACGATCGTTAAGGAGGCAATTTCTCGAAACTTACTGATCAACGAACATGTAGGAAATGGGGAGATTATAAAAGGAAAAGGGATTAAGGTAGTAGTAGAAGGCTGGGAAGTGAGCATTGGAAATGAAAGTCTTATGAGAGAAGAAGACATCATCTTGAATGAAGCTATGCTTTTATATAAAGAAGGTCAAGAAAAGAAAGGAAATACGGTTGTTTTTACTGCTATCAATGGAAAAATAGCAGGTACTATCTCCATAGCAGATCAAGTTAGAGAAGATGCCTATATGGCATTACAAAAAATGAGAAATGATGGTATTAAGCAGATGATCATGCTAACAGGCGATAATAGGCATACAGCTGCCCTTGTAGCCAGAAAATTAAATTTGGATAGCTTTCATGCAGAATTGTTACCTGAAGATAAGGTAAACTATATAAAACAATTAAAACATGCTGGTCATACGGTTGCGATGGCGGGAGATGGAATTAATGATGCGCCGGCTATTGCGACAGCAGACATTGGATTAGCCATGGGCGATGGGGGAACAGATATTTCCATGGAAACGGCAGATGTCGTACTTATGGCAGATAAACTAACGCAATTTTCCCACGCTTATGCGCTAGCAAAAGCAACCATCCGGAATATGAAGCAGAACACATGGATTGCAATTGGTACAGTTTTTCTCTTGCTTTTAGGAGTATTGAATGGTTCTGTTCATTTAGCTTCAGGTATGTTTATTCATGAAGCTAGTGTATTATTAGTCATATTAAATGGAATGCGTCTCATTCGATTTAAATCTGGAATGAGTCAACTAAAAAAACAAGCAACGAAATTTCAGCTACAAAGATGAGAAGGTAACGATTATTGCCAAGCATTTATAGAGCACCAGAAAGTGTTTTAGTGTTGATGATTTTTCCCGTATATAAGGTGCTGTAAGTCTCCCACTTCAGGAGTTGGATAAACTGTACTGCATCAAGTCTAATTGGACAATAACAGCACCTAAATAAACGATTCGTTCATCTAACAATCAGTGGGAGATACACAAAAACCCCCACTGATTGAAGTTCACTTTATCCAGGAATGGGGAGATATGATGCGTTCAAAGGACGAAACAAATTTTAAAGAAGCCTGTAAAAATAATTCAGACCACTATTGTGTATCGGTTGTACCTATTTTTAATCATTTAGATAAACCGCAAATGGATGAAATTATGCAATCAGTTCATGCAGTTACTTTCAAGCGTGGAGAAATTATTTACCGTGCAGGCGATAAAGCTGAATGGTTGTATATCACTCATATAGGAAAGATAAAAATTTATCGTCTTTCAGATGAAGGGAAAGAGCAGCTTGTTCGAATATTACATCCAGGAGATTTTACAGGTGAATTAGCCATTTTCAAAGATACAGTACATGAGGCTTATGCTGAAGCGATGTCATTAGCAAAAGTTTGCATGATTAGTCGTAAAGCTATGCAAAATTTATTATTAAAATACCCGTCCATCTCTTTAAAAATTCTAGAAGAATTTGCTAACCGACTGGAGCAATCGGAGATGCAAACAACACGTTTTGCAACAAAGTCTGTTGACACGAGATTGGGTCTTTTCCTTGTTGAGAATATGGATGAACGAAATCAGCAAGTAGTGCTACCTATGAATTATAAAGATTTAGCCTCTTATCTCGGGACAACACCTGAAACGATAAGCAGAGTTTTAAAGGAGTTAGAAAGAAAAGGCTACATTAAGAAAAAAAGTCAAAAACGAATTGACATATTGGATGCCGATGCTTTATTGCTTATGTGAGAACTGTTTTCTTAATTGGAATACTTATTAATTGAAAAATGGGGTATGTTAATAAATCATTGCTTTTATTACCAATAGAGGATTTGATTTGAATATTACTTCATACTATCAAGGGGCATATTAGTCACATCTTTGATTCAAGTCTATTATATCCCTCCAGTCTTACCACAAATTCTTATATACGACAAAAAGGGCGTCGAAATACTCCCCCTATCGCAAGCTATGGTTTGGTGCTTTCTATCGTATTTTCCCCCATCCTCGTTTAGTAGATGGGGGTTTT
This genomic interval from Virgibacillus pantothenticus contains the following:
- a CDS encoding heavy metal translocating P-type ATPase produces the protein MVAIIQKYKQLLTAISFTFIALGIFLGIFGEQMIKNSFLIFATVIAGIPIFIKAYQALRMKVFSIELLVTIAITGALFIQEFIESSVVAFLFLFGDYLEARTLERTRSSLRELMDMAPQEAHVIRNGTTMKIPVEEVAVGERVLIHSGGKIPVDGKIITGSASINEATVTGESIPAAKKVNDDVFSGTIVDQGYIEMIAEKVGDDTTFAKIIELVEEAQDSKSQTEKFLNKFSHIYTPAVVVLSAIVYILLQDLHMAITFLVIACPGALVIGAPVSNVTGIGNGAKHGVLIKGGEVMDRLSKVDTVVFDKTGTLTKGKPEVTAMKVWDPQFQEDKLLQIIAKAELISEHHLGKTIVKEAISRNLLINEHVGNGEIIKGKGIKVVVEGWEVSIGNESLMREEDIILNEAMLLYKEGQEKKGNTVVFTAINGKIAGTISIADQVREDAYMALQKMRNDGIKQMIMLTGDNRHTAALVARKLNLDSFHAELLPEDKVNYIKQLKHAGHTVAMAGDGINDAPAIATADIGLAMGDGGTDISMETADVVLMADKLTQFSHAYALAKATIRNMKQNTWIAIGTVFLLLLGVLNGSVHLASGMFIHEASVLLVILNGMRLIRFKSGMSQLKKQATKFQLQR
- a CDS encoding Crp/Fnr family transcriptional regulator, translating into MMRSKDETNFKEACKNNSDHYCVSVVPIFNHLDKPQMDEIMQSVHAVTFKRGEIIYRAGDKAEWLYITHIGKIKIYRLSDEGKEQLVRILHPGDFTGELAIFKDTVHEAYAEAMSLAKVCMISRKAMQNLLLKYPSISLKILEEFANRLEQSEMQTTRFATKSVDTRLGLFLVENMDERNQQVVLPMNYKDLASYLGTTPETISRVLKELERKGYIKKKSQKRIDILDADALLLM